The following proteins are co-located in the Desulfatitalea tepidiphila genome:
- the brnA gene encoding type II toxin-antitoxin system BrnA family antitoxin yields MKAKQLDKKFDEGKSVIDQLDLSKARRPNQEQKRVNVDFPLWMIQSLDKEAKRLGVPRQAIIKIWLAERLNKSAAL; encoded by the coding sequence ATGAAAGCTAAGCAACTGGATAAAAAATTTGACGAAGGCAAAAGCGTTATAGATCAATTGGACCTATCAAAGGCCAGACGGCCGAATCAGGAACAAAAAAGGGTGAATGTTGATTTTCCCTTATGGATGATTCAATCCCTGGACAAAGAAGCGAAACGCCTTGGTGTCCCCCGGCAAGCGATCATCAAGATTTGGCTTGCCGAAAGGTTAAACAAATCCGCCGCGCTGTAG
- a CDS encoding BrnT family toxin has translation MNFEFDPEKSDSNKLKYGIDFIEAQELWDDRDLLEIPAKTTDEPRFLVIGRIDETHWTGIITYRSDNIRIISVRRARNEEIELYES, from the coding sequence ATGAATTTTGAATTTGATCCTGAAAAGTCGGATTCGAACAAGCTCAAGTACGGGATTGATTTCATCGAGGCCCAGGAGCTTTGGGACGATAGGGATTTATTGGAGATCCCGGCTAAAACAACAGACGAGCCGCGATTTCTTGTCATTGGCAGGATCGATGAAACACACTGGACCGGGATCATCACCTATCGTTCCGATAATATAAGGATCATATCCGTACGGCGTGCCAGGAACGAGGAGATTGAGCTTTATGAAAGCTAA
- a CDS encoding helix-turn-helix transcriptional regulator, whose protein sequence is MQQGLLIEHLSSSDRAELMMLSHQSIRCDTKDHLKKLVLDLKGLIEFENAVCAQGTIPDVFLYPDARVECLDVSYPDGYMDIYFEKNFQLSDAVLCEFFNHLSPVNWGSLERQFGFDYPASVLAIEYNMRDGWAHGVLDPSTMTSTVFFLGGPKAEADIRSQAVLSYIIPFYAEAFKKAFGATKRPIQRLTRREKEVLQWIKEGKSSWEISNILKCSKRVVDFHAISIKQKLNVVSRAQAVAIGLQHGIIEF, encoded by the coding sequence ATGCAGCAGGGTCTTTTGATCGAACACTTGTCCTCCAGCGATCGCGCCGAATTGATGATGCTGAGCCATCAATCCATCAGATGCGATACCAAAGACCATTTAAAGAAACTCGTACTGGACCTGAAAGGCCTGATCGAATTCGAAAACGCGGTCTGTGCCCAGGGCACGATCCCGGATGTTTTCCTCTATCCCGATGCGCGGGTGGAGTGTTTGGATGTGAGCTATCCGGACGGGTACATGGATATTTATTTTGAAAAGAATTTCCAGTTGTCCGATGCGGTGTTGTGTGAGTTTTTCAACCACCTGTCGCCGGTGAACTGGGGGAGTCTGGAACGACAATTCGGATTTGACTATCCTGCCTCGGTGCTGGCCATCGAATACAATATGAGGGACGGATGGGCGCATGGCGTCCTCGATCCGTCCACGATGACCAGTACCGTCTTTTTCCTGGGCGGCCCGAAGGCGGAGGCCGACATCCGGTCCCAAGCCGTTTTATCCTACATCATCCCCTTTTACGCGGAGGCCTTCAAAAAGGCTTTCGGCGCGACGAAGAGGCCGATTCAAAGGCTCACCCGAAGAGAAAAAGAGGTCCTCCAATGGATCAAGGAGGGCAAGAGCTCCTGGGAAATCTCCAACATCTTGAAGTGCAGCAAGCGGGTGGTCGATTTCCACGCGATCAGCATCAAGCAGAAGCTCAACGTCGTGAGCCGTGCCCAGGCCGTGGCGATCGGTCTTCAACACGGCATCATCGAATTTTAA